The Bombus pyrosoma isolate SC7728 linkage group LG3, ASM1482585v1, whole genome shotgun sequence genome has a segment encoding these proteins:
- the LOC122566234 gene encoding cytochrome P450 4g15-like, translating to MHYVRDDLDDIDENDIGEKKRFAFLDLLLELSRNGAKSTDQKIQKEVDTIMFEIIEDHDTTAAGSSFVLCVLGIHQDVQERVFEELNEIFGESNRPCTFQDSLEMKYLERVIYETLRHFPSVPAIARHLNNDVKIVTELFITKRLYDFDYRVHRLKEFYPNPDVFDPDNFLPEEKQNRHYYSFISFSAGPRSCVGRKYAILKLKVLLSTILRNYKILSDLTEKDFRLKIDIILKRVDGFQIKIEPRNKSNQEVLV from the exons ATGCATTATGTTAGAGATGATTTAGAcgatatcgatgaaaatgatattggtgaaaagaaaagatttgcTTTTCTGGATCTTTTATTGGAGCTTTCAAGAAATGGGGCAAAATCTACCGatcaaaaaattcaaaaagaaGTAGATACtataatgtttgaaataatagAA GATCATGACACTACCGCTGCAGGTTCTAGCTTCGTTCTTTGCGTGCTTGGAATTCATCAAGACGTCCAG gAACGAGTATTCGAAGAACTAAACGAGATTTTCGGGGAATCAAATAGGCCTTGCACCTTCCAAGATTCtctagaaatgaaatatctcgaAAGAGTAATTTACGAAACATTAAGACATTTCCCATCAGTCCCCGCCATTGCAAGACATCTTAACAACGACGTCAAAATAG TGacggaattatttattaccaaAAGGTTGTACGATTTTGATTATAGAGTTCACCGACTGAAAGAATTCTATCCAAACCCTGATGTGTTTGATCCTGATAACTTTTTGCCGGAAGAAAAGCAGAACAGACATTATTACTCGTTCATTTCTTTTAGCGCAGGGCCAAg ATCATGCGTGGGAAGGAAGTACGCGATATTGAAGTTGAAGGTTTTATTGTCGACGATCCTGCGGAACTACAAGATCCTGTCGGATCTCACAGAAAAGGACTTCCGGCTGAAGATTGACATTATTCTCAAAAGAGTAGACGgcttccaaataaaaatcgaGCCACGAAACAAAAGCAATCAGGAGGTTCtcgtttaa
- the LOC122566235 gene encoding cytochrome c iso-1/iso-2-like, whose amino-acid sequence MGDPVQGKTLFLRMCGMCHTYNKNERHKIGPNLFGIFGKTCGSISSVPGFKSTEAMRTKGIVWDENTLNEYLQFPKQFIPGTKMMFNGIKKAEDRKDIIAFLATLK is encoded by the exons ATGGGAGATCCAGTACAGGGGAAAACTTTGTTTCTCAGAATGTGTGGCATGTGtcatacgtataataaaaacGAGCGGCATAAAATAGGTCCTAACCTTTTTGGAATATTTGGCAAAACATGTGgcagtat TTCAT cTGTACCTGGATTTAAATCTACGGAAGCGATGAGGACAAAAGGTATTGTATGGGACGAGAACActttaaacgaatatttacaatttccgAAACAATTTATCCCTGGCACGAAAATGATGTTCAATGGTATTAAAAAAGCGGAAGATCGTAAAGATATAATCGCCTTCTTAGCAacgttgaaatga
- the LOC122565684 gene encoding uncharacterized protein LOC122565684 codes for MTTMGVTVFCNRVQINGNDQEQLMLLRTLQDNESNIIGNQPHLIVPKNNNNTNATASATVLPPYDPSRLKKHGKNGQPPPVAVARRNARERNRVKQVNNGFATLRQHIPSHIAAGYGDRGKKLSKVETLRMAVEYIRGLQRLLAEADGVEYDSNVGATQCMPSPTSSVVSSSHNGSGERLVLEDDVLAAEDDDGEQLDEDEEIGKQKTTSKLSPNRTAVTSPRDYYSSSIGDEENLEPRTLSNTQNFSRLSPNSVASPPSEYYGQNEENLEPQILSPYSGAGDSEEGAATVYAASPETFSGALYYKQEITESGEFMDVVSWWEQEQGRLVHQQHNQRLTHV; via the exons ATGACGACTATGGGAGTTACTGTATTTTGCAATAGGGTACAAATAAATGGAAACGATCAAGAACAACTAATGTTGTTAAGAACGTTGCAAGATAACGAAAGTAACATAATCGGCAATCAACCTCATCTGATAGTCcccaaaaataataataatactaacgCAACTGCTTCTGCAACCGTGTTGCCGCCCTACGATCCCTCTAGATTGAAGAAACACGGAAAAAACGGACAGCCGCCGCCAGTTGCGGTTGCACGAAGAAATGCACGCGAGAGGAATCGGGTTAAACAGGTGAACAATGGATTCGCAACTTTGAGACAACACATTCCGAGTCACATCGCTGCAGGTTATGGTGATAGAGGCAAGAAATTGTCGAAAGTAGAAACGCTGCGAATGGCCGTGGAGTACATTAGGGGACTTCAAAGGTTGCTCGCCGAAGCTGATGGGGTTGAATACGATTCGAATGTTGGTGCTACGCAGTGTATGCCTTCGCCCACCAGCAGCGTTGTTTCATCGAGTCACAACGGTTCTGGGGAGAGACTCGTCTTGGAAGACGATGTCCTTGCTGCCGAAGACGATGATGGCGAACAGCTAGATGAAGACGAAGAAATTGGGAAACAGAAAACTACATCcaa ATTGTCACCAAATCGAACTGCAGTTACATCGCCCCGTGATTACTACTCATCCTCGATAGGGGATGAAGAGAACCTCGAACCAAGGACTCTATCAAATACGCAGAATTTTTCCCGACTCTCGCCTAATTCGGTAGCATCTCCACCTTCGGAATATTATGGGCAAAATGAAGAGAACCTCGAGCCTCAAATTCTATCGCCGTATAGTGGCGCCGGGGATAGCGAAGAGGGTGCAGCCACCGTTTATGCGGCAAGTCCGGAAACCTTTTCTGGAGCTCTGTATTATAAGCAGGAGATCACCGAATCCGGTGAATTCATGGACGTCGTAAGCTGGTGGGAACAAGAGCAGGGTAGGCTAGTACATCAGCAACATAATCAACGCCTCACACACGTGTAA